Proteins encoded in a region of the bacterium genome:
- a CDS encoding DNA polymerase III subunit alpha yields the protein MSSFVHLHNHSHYSLLDGACRIDDLVKTAQAFGMPALALTDHGNLHGAIEFYKKCQKAGVKPLVGCEVYVAPGNRKVRQSDGGGAGTSFHLVLLCKDLNGYKNLMKLVSAGYLEGFYYKPRIDKELLSAHHEGLVALSACLKGEVAWRLLHEGKEKAAAAVWEYQNLFGPDFYLEVQNHSLPEEDQARAGILQLAQEMGVGVVATNDIHYLKRDHAEAHDVLLCLQTGADIDDAHRMRYSSQELYFKSGEEMAALFPDRPDLLTTTLEVADKCDLKLSFDEFHLPQYTIPESDQPCTLDEYLQKQAEAGMRERYPQVTPALQARLSLELEVIKKMGYAGYFLITADFIGYARRMNIPVGPCRGSAAGSLVAYCLRITNIDPLRYDLLFERFLNPERVSMPDIDIDFCYERREEVIRYVKEKYGYQNVCQIITFGTMAARAVIRDVGRVLKMSYGDVDRIAKLVPNTLNIKLDDAIKSVPELQQLEKKDEMHSRLMRYSRVLEGLARHASTHAAGVVIAPGELPNYVPLYKTKEGDITTQYDMKSLESAGLLKMDFLGLRTLTVIQKTVDAVRRGKKADFDIETIPLDDPQVYRQFSNGHTIGLFQFESSGMQEYLKKLQPTCLEDLIAMNALYRPGPMSMIDDFIRGKRDPASVTYQHPLLEPILKETYGVAVYQEQVMRMAVEVAGFSMGGADILRRAMGKKSMETMVEQRRKFIDGAGAKGVAEKTAGEIFDNMEKFAGYGFNKSHAACYSLVAYQTAYLKNYYPAEFMAATISSEMGNSDRVTILLEECRRMGLHVLPPDVNESFADFVVTENGIRFGLGAVKNVGRASIEAIVEARKKVGRFHTLYDLLLNVDTHSVNKKVLESLVEAGALDSLQGHRSQLFAAVETALEFSQKLQNQTRNSQASMFDLDGDSSLAPDLPPLPLLEEWPSADLLNREKAILGFYLSAHPLDRYREEVATFSTVSIDAVESRRDGTPVRIVGLISDLKNHMDRQKRPMAFFKLEDFTGSLEALAFADAYEKHRALIHKDAIVMVLGKISTRESEAPKIIVDEVIALEDARSRFTKSLCLAMNLPDLADTDMDAIKAVLTRHEGTVPVYFRVQTGGKGDYYLRSKSIRVKPSLDLLESLRRQLGRENVWVGA from the coding sequence GTGAGCTCCTTTGTCCATCTGCACAATCACTCCCATTACAGTCTTTTAGACGGCGCTTGCCGTATCGACGACCTGGTCAAAACCGCTCAAGCGTTCGGCATGCCGGCGCTGGCTCTGACCGATCACGGCAACCTGCACGGCGCCATCGAATTCTATAAGAAATGCCAAAAGGCGGGCGTCAAACCGTTGGTCGGCTGCGAGGTCTATGTCGCGCCCGGCAACCGAAAGGTTCGGCAGAGCGACGGCGGCGGCGCCGGAACTTCGTTTCATCTGGTGCTGTTGTGCAAGGATCTGAACGGCTATAAAAATCTGATGAAGCTGGTCTCAGCCGGCTACCTCGAGGGATTTTATTACAAGCCTCGCATCGACAAGGAGCTGCTGAGTGCTCATCATGAAGGACTAGTGGCGCTCAGCGCCTGTCTGAAGGGCGAGGTGGCGTGGCGGTTGTTGCACGAGGGTAAAGAAAAAGCCGCCGCGGCCGTGTGGGAATATCAGAATCTCTTCGGTCCGGATTTTTATCTCGAGGTGCAGAATCATTCCCTGCCGGAGGAGGATCAAGCCCGCGCCGGCATCCTGCAGCTGGCGCAGGAGATGGGCGTCGGGGTGGTGGCCACCAACGACATCCATTACCTGAAACGCGATCATGCCGAGGCGCATGACGTGCTGCTCTGCCTGCAGACCGGAGCGGATATTGATGACGCACATCGCATGCGCTACAGCAGCCAGGAGCTCTATTTCAAGAGTGGAGAGGAGATGGCCGCGCTTTTTCCAGATCGGCCCGATCTGCTGACCACCACGCTGGAGGTGGCGGACAAGTGCGATCTCAAGCTTTCGTTCGATGAGTTCCATCTGCCGCAGTACACCATCCCCGAATCCGACCAGCCATGCACGCTGGATGAGTACCTGCAAAAGCAGGCCGAGGCCGGCATGAGGGAACGCTACCCTCAAGTGACCCCGGCCTTGCAGGCGCGTCTGTCGCTGGAGCTTGAGGTCATCAAGAAGATGGGCTATGCAGGCTATTTTCTGATCACCGCCGATTTCATCGGTTATGCGCGCCGTATGAACATTCCGGTGGGCCCGTGCCGCGGTTCGGCTGCCGGCAGCTTGGTGGCCTATTGTCTGCGCATCACCAACATCGACCCCCTGCGTTATGATCTGCTTTTTGAACGCTTTCTCAATCCAGAACGCGTTTCCATGCCGGACATTGACATCGATTTTTGTTATGAGCGTCGCGAGGAGGTCATCCGCTACGTCAAGGAGAAATACGGCTATCAGAATGTCTGTCAGATCATCACCTTTGGCACCATGGCGGCGCGTGCCGTAATCCGAGATGTGGGCCGTGTGCTCAAGATGAGCTATGGGGATGTGGACCGCATCGCCAAGCTGGTTCCCAACACCCTGAACATCAAATTGGATGACGCGATCAAAAGCGTGCCCGAGCTGCAGCAGCTGGAGAAAAAAGACGAGATGCACTCCCGGCTGATGCGCTACTCCCGCGTGCTGGAGGGGCTGGCCCGCCACGCATCCACCCATGCCGCCGGCGTGGTCATTGCTCCGGGTGAGCTGCCCAATTATGTGCCGCTGTACAAGACCAAAGAGGGCGACATTACCACTCAATATGACATGAAATCCCTGGAGAGCGCAGGCCTGCTCAAGATGGATTTCCTGGGCTTGCGCACCCTGACGGTCATTCAGAAAACCGTCGACGCCGTACGCCGCGGCAAGAAAGCGGATTTCGACATCGAGACCATTCCGCTGGATGATCCCCAGGTCTACCGACAGTTCAGCAACGGCCATACCATCGGTCTGTTCCAGTTTGAAAGTTCAGGCATGCAGGAGTATCTGAAAAAGTTACAGCCCACCTGTCTCGAAGATCTTATCGCCATGAACGCCCTTTATCGCCCCGGGCCGATGAGCATGATCGATGATTTCATCCGTGGCAAAAGAGATCCAGCCTCTGTCACCTATCAGCACCCGCTGCTGGAGCCGATCCTGAAGGAGACCTACGGCGTTGCGGTGTATCAGGAACAGGTGATGCGCATGGCGGTGGAAGTCGCCGGTTTTAGCATGGGCGGTGCGGACATCCTGCGCCGCGCCATGGGCAAAAAGAGCATGGAAACCATGGTGGAACAGCGGCGCAAGTTCATCGACGGCGCCGGCGCCAAAGGGGTCGCTGAAAAAACCGCCGGCGAGATCTTTGACAACATGGAAAAGTTCGCCGGTTACGGATTCAATAAATCCCATGCCGCCTGTTATTCGCTGGTGGCCTATCAGACCGCTTATTTGAAAAATTACTACCCTGCCGAATTTATGGCCGCCACCATCTCCAGCGAAATGGGCAATTCGGACCGGGTCACCATCCTGCTGGAGGAGTGCCGGCGCATGGGCCTGCACGTACTGCCCCCTGATGTGAATGAAAGCTTTGCGGATTTTGTGGTGACGGAGAACGGCATTCGTTTCGGATTGGGTGCAGTCAAGAACGTGGGTCGCGCCTCCATTGAAGCCATCGTCGAGGCGCGCAAAAAGGTCGGCCGGTTTCATACACTCTATGACCTGCTGCTCAACGTGGACACGCATAGCGTGAATAAAAAAGTTCTGGAGAGCTTGGTGGAAGCCGGCGCCCTGGACAGCCTCCAGGGCCATCGCAGCCAGCTCTTCGCCGCTGTGGAGACTGCGCTGGAATTCAGCCAAAAGCTGCAGAATCAAACCCGGAACAGCCAGGCCAGCATGTTCGATCTGGACGGCGACTCCAGCCTGGCGCCCGATCTTCCGCCGTTGCCTTTGTTGGAGGAGTGGCCGTCGGCGGATCTGCTCAACCGGGAAAAGGCGATTCTCGGATTTTATCTGTCAGCCCATCCGCTGGACCGGTACCGAGAAGAAGTGGCTACTTTTTCCACGGTTTCCATCGATGCGGTGGAGAGCCGGCGCGACGGCACGCCCGTGCGCATCGTCGGTCTGATCAGCGATCTGAAAAACCATATGGACCGACAAAAACGGCCCATGGCCTTTTTCAAACTGGAGGATTTCACCGGCAGCTTGGAAGCGCTGGCCTTTGCCGATGCCTATGAGAAACATCGAGCCCTCATACACAAAGATGCCATCGTCATGGTGCTCGGCAAGATCAGCACGCGCGAGTCTGAGGCGCCCAAGATCATTGTCGATGAAGTGATCGCCCTTGAAGACGCCCGCTCCCGGTTTACCAAAAGCCTGTGCCTGGCGATGAACCTGCCTGATTTAGCCGATACG
- a CDS encoding tetratricopeptide repeat protein, producing MFKLSRSAWMVLIAILIILVGLFLVCAQRQATDAANGEDLAVDDDQFKQELLQLLDLTEDSTQSPDVDVTAQPEDDVLALLETENQSTQKASQKRPAQLDTPSQTTSDNLGISAEMFNKLKGDVDRLERDLEARSAAVDSLRAILNKRNSRLQELEARVAGISSKPSAIRPRRTQGQTGSSAVKSGYEKARELFESYRYRDAINAFTRLLEQNPDDVLADNCQYWIGESYFGLKEYQQAIMEFQKVFAYSMTDKYDDAQLMIGLSYVRSGQKEKAQKEFETFLNTYAGSEYVGVARRYYREI from the coding sequence ATGTTCAAGCTGTCACGTTCTGCCTGGATGGTGCTGATCGCCATCCTCATTATACTGGTCGGACTGTTTTTAGTCTGCGCCCAGCGACAAGCCACCGATGCCGCAAATGGAGAAGATCTGGCGGTGGACGATGACCAGTTTAAACAGGAGCTGTTGCAGCTGCTTGATCTTACCGAAGACTCCACCCAATCCCCGGATGTAGATGTCACCGCGCAGCCCGAGGATGATGTGCTCGCACTGCTGGAGACTGAAAACCAAAGCACGCAGAAGGCAAGCCAAAAACGCCCGGCGCAGCTGGACACGCCGTCGCAGACGACCTCCGACAATCTGGGCATTTCAGCCGAGATGTTCAACAAGCTAAAAGGTGATGTGGATCGCTTGGAACGCGATTTAGAAGCCCGCAGCGCAGCGGTGGACAGTCTGCGCGCCATTCTGAACAAACGCAACAGCCGTCTGCAGGAGCTGGAAGCGCGCGTGGCCGGCATTTCCTCGAAACCATCGGCGATCCGTCCGCGCCGCACCCAGGGGCAGACCGGCTCCTCGGCCGTGAAAAGCGGTTACGAAAAGGCGCGCGAATTGTTCGAATCCTATCGATATCGCGACGCCATCAACGCCTTCACCCGGCTGCTCGAACAGAATCCGGATGACGTGTTGGCGGACAACTGCCAATACTGGATCGGCGAGTCCTATTTCGGCCTGAAGGAATATCAGCAGGCGATCATGGAGTTTCAAAAGGTGTTTGCCTACTCCATGACGGATAAATATGACGATGCCCAGTTGATGATCGGTCTTTCCTACGTGCGCAGCGGTCAGAAGGAAAAGGCGCAGAAAGAGTTTGAAACCTTCCTGAACACCTATGCGGGCAGCGAATACGTCGGCGTGGCCAGGAGATATTACCGCGAAATCTGA